The sequence CCCTCATGGGCAACGAGACACTGTCGGAGAAGCTGGCTTGGGAGACGTTCTCGTTCAACTGACGACCGTGCGCTCGCGCTCGCGTGCGAGCCGCTGACGAACGCGGCTTGCAGCGGGGCGCTGGTGCCGTAGAGTCGCCGCGGTGTTCCGGCAGCTCCGCGACCGCTTCGACGATCTGCGCTCGAGCCTGTGGTTCATCCCGGCACTGGTGGTGATCGCGTGCGTGGGGCTTGCGGCCGGCATGATCGAGCTCGAGGACGGCCGTCACGCCCTGGCGGACGGCTGGCCGCGACTGTTCGGTGCCGGGGCCGAGGGCGCCCGCGCGCTGCTGTCGACCATCGCCGGCTCGATGATCACCGTCGCCGGCGTCAGCTTCTCGATCACGGTCGTCGCGCTGACCCTGGCCTCGAGCCAGTACACCTCGCGCGTGCTCGGCAACTTCATGCGCGACCGGCCCAACCAGTGGGTGCTCGGCGTGTTCGTGGGCGTGTTCGGCTATTGCCTGGTGGTGCTGCGATCGATCCGCAGCGGCGACGAGGGCAGCTTCGTGCCCGCGCTCGCAGTGTTCGTGGGCTTGGCGCTCGCGTTCGTGGCGATCGGGTTCCTCATCTTCTTCATCCACCACATCGCCGACTCGATCCAGGCTGCGAGCATCATCGCCGCCACGGCCCGCGACACCATCACGGTGATCGACGAGAGCTTCACGGTGCGCCTGGGCGACCCCAGCGACCGTTCGCAGCCGGTTGCGCCCGACGTGACGGCGTGGCACCCCGTGGCCGCCACCGCCGACGGCTACGTGCAGCGCGTGGACCTCGACGCGCTGCTCGAGCTGGCGCGCCGACACGGCCGGGTCATCCGGATGCTGCGCGGGGTCGGCGAGTTCGCGACGCGCGGTGAGCCGCTGGTCGAGCTGGGCCCGGTCGCCCCCGACGACGCGCTGCGCGACGGGGTATGCGACGCCTTTGCGATCGCCAAGCGCCGTACGCTCTCGCAGGACCCCGGCTTCGGCATCCGCCAGCTGGTCGACGTCGCGTTGAAGGCGTTGTCCCCCGGCGTCAACGACACCACCACCGCCGTCTCGTGCGTCGACTTCCTCGGGGCCATCCTCGCCCACGCGATCGATCGCCGCATCGCCGAGCCGGCGCGGTGGCACGGTGGCGAGCTGCGGCTGCTGCCGCGCGGCGCGACCTTCGAGTTGTGGGTGGCCGAGGCGTTCGATCAGATCCGCCAGAGTGCCGGCGGCAACGTGGCCGTGCTGCGCCGGCAACTCGAGGTGCTCACGCTGCTGCTGGGGCGCACGCGCGAACCGGAGCGCCGCGACGCGCTCACGCTGCAGGTGCACCGCGTGGCCGAGTGCTCGACCCGCACGGTGCCGGCCGCCCACGATCGCGAGCGGCTCGACGCCGCGCGCGACGAGGCCCTGCGCAGCACTCGGGCCTGAAGTCCCCGCGCCCGCCGTGACTGCGCTGGCGCGAGTTCGTCGGGGCTCGCGACTACTTGCGTCGCAGCGCGCGATCGACCTGGGCGATCGCCCGCGCATACCCGGCCGCGCGGCGGTGGGCCGTGCGCAGCGCCGCGTACTCGGTCGCGTGCGATGCCTTGGCGGCCTTGGCCTTGGCGAGCGCCGCGGTCGTCGTCGTCAGCTCGCGGATCGCCGACTTGAGCGCGCGACGGGTCTCCCCGCTGGGCGACTTCCGGGCGCGCCGCGAGGCCACCTTCTTGCGCTTCACCAGCGCGCCCTTGCGCTTGGCCAGGCGCTTCACGGCCACCGCGAGCTTCTTGCCGTCACGCAGGCGCACCGCGACCGCCTTCTGTCCGGCGGCTGCCGCCAGCTCCAGCCGCTCCAGTGCCGTCGCGAGGTGCTTCTCCACGAACTCACTCTTCGCAACCGATCGTCTTGCCTTCGCCATGAATCATGATACCCGCGCAAGCCGCTGCGCACGGTCGCAATCGTACGTCGCGATCGCATTTCGTCGTCGCGTGGAGGCCTGCACGCGGCGGGTTTGCATGCTGCAACACATGCAGAACACGTGATCGCGTCGCGAACGGCCGGCATCGGCGGCGACGATCTCGGGATGCGTCGGGGAGCAACGCGTGCCGTCCGAGGGCCCTCGCGGTTTGCGTACCGGGGCGCACGAGGGGTTTGGCGCGGCTCGCCGACTCGGGTACCGTGGAATCGTGGGCGTGGCGACGATCTTCCGTGGTTCGATCCTGCGACGCGAGCTCGTGATCGCGGCCGCGTGGGTCGCTTCGACCTCCGCGGCGTGCTACCGCGGCATCGACGGCGACCGCGGGGCCAACGACGGGCTCGCATCGGATACCTCCGGCGTGACCGCCGGGGGTGAGGGCGGTAGCACCGGCGGCGACGAGCCGCCGACCGGCGCGGTGCTGCCGGCTCCGCCGACGATCCATCGCCTCACCCAGCCCCAGCTCCACAACAGCTACCTCGCGCTGCTCGGCGAGCCGCTCGCGCTGCCCGCCGAGCTGCCGACCGACGATCTGCTCTACGGCTTCACGTCGATCTCCGCCGCCGGCGCGACCATCTCGTCGCTCGACGCCGAGAAGTACGAAGCCGCTGCGTATGCGGTGCTCGATCAGGTGTGGGCCGATCCCGTGCGACGCGCCGCGCTGATCGGCTGCGAGCCCACGAGCGCCGACGACCCGTGCATCGCGAGCTTCCTCGAGACCTTCGCAACTCGGGCCTGGCGGCGACCGGTGACCACGGCCGAGCGCGACGCGCTGGCGGGCCTGGCCGCCTCGATCGCGGCCGACCTCGCCGACGTCGCCGCCGGCATCGAGTTCGCCGCCGCGGCGGTGCTGCAATCGCCCCACTTCCTGTTCCGCATCGAGATCGGCGAGCCCGTGCCGGGTCGCCCCGAGCTGCTGCGCTACACCAGCTGGGAGATGGCCAGTCGGCTGTCGTACCTGCTGCACGAGGGCCCGCCCGACGACGAGCTGCTCGAGCTGGCCGCATCCGGAGCGCTGCTCGACCTCGACACCGTCGAGCAGCAAGCGATGCGCCTGCTCGAGGACGATCGCGCGCGACCGGCCCTGGTCGGGTTCTTCCGCGACTTCATGAACATCCGCAAGCTCGACCAGCTCGACCGCAGCGTCGAGCTGTTCCCGCAGATGAGCGCGACCATGGGTCCGTCGATGCGGGTCGAGCTCGAGCGCATGTTCGAGACCACGGTGTTCGACGGCTCGGGCGACTTCCGCGAGCTGTTCACCACGCCATCGACCTTCGTCAACGAGGACCTCGCGAAGGTCTACGGCATCGAGGGCATCGTCGGGCCCGAGCTGCAGGCGTACTCGCACCCCGAGGGCACGCCGCGCGCGGGCATCCTGACCACCGCCGGCTTCCTCGCCGTCAACGCCAACAAGACCCAGACCTCGCCGACCCACCGCGGCCGCTTCGTGCGGATCCAGCTGCTGTGCCAGGACGTGCCGCCACCACCGGCGGGCGTCGACACCACGCTGCCCGAGCCCGACCCCACCCAACCACCGCAGACCCTGCGACAGCGGCTCGAGGTCCATCGCACCCAGGCCGCATGCAAGGGTTGTCACGAGCTGATGGATCCGATCGGGTTCGCACTCGAGAACTACGACGCCATCGGAGCCCACCGCGTGACCGACGAGCTGAACCTGCCGATCGACGCGGCCACCGAAGTCGACGGCACGCCGGTCGATGGCCCGCTCGAGATGGCAGCGTTCGTCGCCGAGCTGCCGGCGGCGGGCGCCTGCATCGCCAGGCGCTTCTACGAGCACGGCGGCGCGCACCTGGCCGGCGACGACGAAGAAGACGCCGTGCAGGCGGTGATCGAGGCCTTCGTGACCAGCGAGTACGACTTCAAGGCGCTGGTGGTCGCGCTCGTGACCAACGACGGCTTCCGCTATGCGAGCGTGGAGGAGGGCACATGAGCCGCAACGACGACCGACGCGAACGCAGCCGTCGCGCCGAGCAGGGCGATCGCAGCACCTACCTCGACCTGCGTGGTCGACTCGCGAGCGCAGGGCCGATGCCGCGGCGCATGTTCCTGCGCGGCGTCGGTGGTGCCGTGGTCGGCCTGCCGATCCTCGGCATCATGCTCAACGACCACGGTGACGCGTTCGCGGCCGGCGAGTCGATCCCGACCCGCTTCGGGCTGTGGTTCACCGGCAACGGCATGCACATGGGCCAGTTCACGCCCTCGGTCGGGCCCGACTGGCAGCCGCCGGTCGACGGCTCGTTGACCTCGCTGGTGCCGCTCAAGGAGTACGTGAGCGTGGTGACGGGCATGTCGGTGCTCACGCCGCGCCATCCCCATCACTCGGGCATGTCGGCGGTGTGCTCGGGCGGGCCGCACCTCAAGGTCGCCGACGTCCGCGACACCATCGTGTCGACCATGAAGTACCCGTCGGTCGATCAGATCGCTGCGAATTACTTCATGGGCGATGGCACGCCGTCGCCGTACCGCTCGCTCGAGATCGCGGTCACGCGTTTTCGCGGCACCGACGAGGGCACCTCGTTCCAGTACCTCTCGCACAACGGCAGCGTCGCCGGCGAGACCAACGTGAACCCCTCGGAGGAGAGCCCGCACGCGTTCTGGGATCGCCTGTTCAATCAAGGCACCGCGGAGCCGCTGGTGCGCAAGGCCCGGGCGAGCGTGCTCGATGCCGTGGGCGAGCAGATCCACACCCTCGAGGGCAAGCTCGGCGCCAAGGACAAGCAGCGCCTCGATCAGCACCTGACCAGCATCAGCGAGCTCGAGACGCGGCTGTCGGCGCCGCTCGCCGATTGCCAGCAGCCCGCCGATCCCGGCGAGTTCCCCGACGTCGACTCCAACGAGGCCATCGTCGAGAAGAACCAGGTGATGAGCGACCTGATGGCGCTCGCGCTCGCGTGCGGCCTGACGCGGGCGTTCTCGGTGCAGTACTCGACCTGTGGCTCGGGCGCCGTGTTCTGGATGGTCGGCGCGACCGATGGCCACCACTACCTCAACCACACCGAGCCCTCGCCCTACACCACCGGCGCCGCGGTGGCGAAGTTCAACCTCGAGCAGCTCGCCTACTTCCTGCAGCGCCTGCGCGACACCGAGGAGGGCGCCGGCAACCTGCTCGAGCACAGCTCGATCCTCGTCTGCACCGAGCACGCCGAGGGCTGGACCCACTCGCAGGACGACATGCCCATGCTCATCTGCGGCAAGGGTGGCGGTCGCCTGCGCGGCAACGTCCACTTCCGCGGCGCCGGCGACAACACCACCCGCGCGCTGCTCACCGCCCTGCGAGGCGCCGGCCTGCCGCTGGCGGAGTTCGGCTACGAAGCGGGCTACACCAACGCACCGCTGGCCGAGCTCGAGGTGTGATCGCGGCGCTGACCGTTCGATCCAGACCCCTGGCACTCGTGGGTCGACGAGTGATGGCCGCCACCGTTGTCGCCGCGTGCAACGCCGAGCAGGCCGATCGTCCCGCCCTCGACTACGAGGGCGAGCGAGTCCGTGTCGGCACCGAGCTGAGCGACTACACGCCGCTGTGTCGCGGCGATCTCGACGCACTCGATCGACGGGTCGCCTTGGTCGAGGAGCGACTGGCGGTCCGGCGCGGGCCGCCGATCGACATCTATCTCATGGAGTTCGACGAGATCCCTTGCAGCGGCGATCTGCTCGGCTGCTATCGCCGCGAGCGCGACCGCGATGAGATCTTCACGACGTGGTCCGCCGTCCACCACGAGGTCGTGCACGCCGCCGCACGCGAGCTGCAGTTTGCGTCGCTGTTCTGGAGCGAGGGTGCCGCAGAGGTGCTGTCCGGCCGCTCGACACGACGCGAGATGGGCCGCGTGCTGACGCCCGACGACCTCGTCGCCAACCACCTCGACACCTACCTGAGCGCGTCCCATTTCTCGCGCTATCTCGTCGAGCGGCACGGGTGGAACGCGTACGGCCGAATCGTGCGCGGAGACACGTTCGAAGACGCGCTCGGTGGCTCGGCGCAGACCGTTCTCACCGCGTACGAAGACGACGCGCCGTATGCCTATCCGCCGCTCGATCCATGCCCCTATCCCGAGATCCCAGAGATCGACGACGCCACCTGGCAAGCCCAGGTGACGGTCGATTGCACGGCGCCCGATACAACGCAGATGGAGTGGGTCGAGGGCTCCTCGAGTCCCCTGCCGGCGACCTTCCGACGCATCGATCTCAGCGCCGGCACCTACGCTTTCGAGCTTTCACCGGCGGGAAGCTTCTTCCTGGTCGGCTGCCACACCGACCCGCTCGACGCTCCGACGACGCTGCCGTCGAACGGTGACCTTTTCAACGAGGCCGATCAGGGCTTCGGCACCGAGTTTCCCCACGAAGGCGTGCACGTGCTCAAGCTGACCGCAGGCGTGTATCGGGTCGCGATCCAGGCGCCCGTGCTCGTGCCGTTCGAGGCCGAGCTGGTGGTTCACCGGGTCGAGTGACCGCTGCGTCGGCGACGGCGCGCGAGTAGGCCGAGCACGACCACCGCGAGCGCTCCGACGCCATTCGCGTCGCGATCGCTGGTGCAGCTGCAGCCGCCGCCGTCGTCGTCGGTGGCGGCACCGCTGCTCGAGTCGCCGTCGCCGGTGCTTCCGGCCGAGCCGCCGCCAACGGTCGCGCTGGCGCCAGTGGCCGAGGCGCTCGCGCTCGCCGAGGCCGAGTCATCGGAGCTGCTGCCGGGGTTCGGATCACCGGTGCTCGCGCCGCCCGTGCTGTCGCCCCCACCTCCGGTCGAGTCGTCGGCACCGGTGGTGGCACCGCCACCGCTGGTCGAACCGGCGCTCGCACCCGAGAGCGCGATGTCGGCACAGGAGTAGTACTCGTCGTCGTTGGGATTGATCTGCGTGAGCCGCAGCGTGCAGGCCTCGCAGTCGATGTCGGGCAGCTGCACGTCGATCGACGTCGGCATGCCCTCGGCGTCAGAGACGTCGCTGGCGAGGACGTACTGACGAAAGCCCGTGTCGTCGGCTGCCGCGAAATCGATTGTGAGCGAGCCGCCGTGCGGCTGCCCGACCGCCCACGACACCGTGATGGTCTCGCCAGCGTTGAACGGCGTCGGCGTGCCCGCAGGGATGCCACCGCACGGGCCCATGGTCAGCCCGTTGTCGCCGCTGCGCGGCACGGGGTCGGTCATCGCCACGTGGGCCGACGCGATCGAAGGCAGGAAGAGCGAGGCCGACACGAGCGCGGTGCGAAGCTTCATGGCGACCAGCGT is a genomic window of Deltaproteobacteria bacterium containing:
- a CDS encoding DUF1552 domain-containing protein, which produces MSRNDDRRERSRRAEQGDRSTYLDLRGRLASAGPMPRRMFLRGVGGAVVGLPILGIMLNDHGDAFAAGESIPTRFGLWFTGNGMHMGQFTPSVGPDWQPPVDGSLTSLVPLKEYVSVVTGMSVLTPRHPHHSGMSAVCSGGPHLKVADVRDTIVSTMKYPSVDQIAANYFMGDGTPSPYRSLEIAVTRFRGTDEGTSFQYLSHNGSVAGETNVNPSEESPHAFWDRLFNQGTAEPLVRKARASVLDAVGEQIHTLEGKLGAKDKQRLDQHLTSISELETRLSAPLADCQQPADPGEFPDVDSNEAIVEKNQVMSDLMALALACGLTRAFSVQYSTCGSGAVFWMVGATDGHHYLNHTEPSPYTTGAAVAKFNLEQLAYFLQRLRDTEEGAGNLLEHSSILVCTEHAEGWTHSQDDMPMLICGKGGGRLRGNVHFRGAGDNTTRALLTALRGAGLPLAEFGYEAGYTNAPLAELEV
- a CDS encoding DUF1592 domain-containing protein, with protein sequence MATIFRGSILRRELVIAAAWVASTSAACYRGIDGDRGANDGLASDTSGVTAGGEGGSTGGDEPPTGAVLPAPPTIHRLTQPQLHNSYLALLGEPLALPAELPTDDLLYGFTSISAAGATISSLDAEKYEAAAYAVLDQVWADPVRRAALIGCEPTSADDPCIASFLETFATRAWRRPVTTAERDALAGLAASIAADLADVAAGIEFAAAAVLQSPHFLFRIEIGEPVPGRPELLRYTSWEMASRLSYLLHEGPPDDELLELAASGALLDLDTVEQQAMRLLEDDRARPALVGFFRDFMNIRKLDQLDRSVELFPQMSATMGPSMRVELERMFETTVFDGSGDFRELFTTPSTFVNEDLAKVYGIEGIVGPELQAYSHPEGTPRAGILTTAGFLAVNANKTQTSPTHRGRFVRIQLLCQDVPPPPAGVDTTLPEPDPTQPPQTLRQRLEVHRTQAACKGCHELMDPIGFALENYDAIGAHRVTDELNLPIDAATEVDGTPVDGPLEMAAFVAELPAAGACIARRFYEHGGAHLAGDDEEDAVQAVIEAFVTSEYDFKALVVALVTNDGFRYASVEEGT
- a CDS encoding MYXO-CTERM sorting domain-containing protein — its product is MKLRTALVSASLFLPSIASAHVAMTDPVPRSGDNGLTMGPCGGIPAGTPTPFNAGETITVSWAVGQPHGGSLTIDFAAADDTGFRQYVLASDVSDAEGMPTSIDVQLPDIDCEACTLRLTQINPNDDEYYSCADIALSGASAGSTSGGGATTGADDSTGGGGDSTGGASTGDPNPGSSSDDSASASASASATGASATVGGGSAGSTGDGDSSSGAATDDDGGGCSCTSDRDANGVGALAVVVLGLLARRRRRSGHSTR
- a CDS encoding DUF2254 domain-containing protein; its protein translation is MFRQLRDRFDDLRSSLWFIPALVVIACVGLAAGMIELEDGRHALADGWPRLFGAGAEGARALLSTIAGSMITVAGVSFSITVVALTLASSQYTSRVLGNFMRDRPNQWVLGVFVGVFGYCLVVLRSIRSGDEGSFVPALAVFVGLALAFVAIGFLIFFIHHIADSIQAASIIAATARDTITVIDESFTVRLGDPSDRSQPVAPDVTAWHPVAATADGYVQRVDLDALLELARRHGRVIRMLRGVGEFATRGEPLVELGPVAPDDALRDGVCDAFAIAKRRTLSQDPGFGIRQLVDVALKALSPGVNDTTTAVSCVDFLGAILAHAIDRRIAEPARWHGGELRLLPRGATFELWVAEAFDQIRQSAGGNVAVLRRQLEVLTLLLGRTREPERRDALTLQVHRVAECSTRTVPAAHDRERLDAARDEALRSTRA